In Camelina sativa cultivar DH55 chromosome 16, Cs, whole genome shotgun sequence, a single window of DNA contains:
- the LOC104753568 gene encoding uncharacterized protein LOC104753568 encodes MEPSKKFAEINQRIDSTYNYLNIKFESLNSKVKFMESNIASTSAPKPDQLPGKAIQNPREFTSKAIFVIEDDVTTVRNKMGRIFNKSHDRALDRVPDRVTGRVAPTESKPTKYISPAYKPPLPFIGRFKEQMIRKLKEKIEKQELMAIQHKVTVEEKKEDRRPALEQYEPYSLYKGMLLIISKQKAKNQAKKDLEDMGTAVIPTKLEDPGSFNLPYSLNYMHFNKCLCDLGAYVSVMPFSISQKLGYEEFKQSNLYISLVDGSRKDVMGKLESFLVKIGKARIPTYFIIIEMEQEPDDPMILGRPFLATSGAVIDVRKGITSLDIADGLTMRFDIKNATNQPTIGGQPFVIEGKAGDESLKKEMDYEAKVSNNEVAVQNFKTSVQELTDLVKDLQVKLNKKSVKKARPRLKIKNKQGSSVLTVLTKNKVHGDQIEPGGTSSPLWSPNQD; translated from the exons ATGGAACCCTcaaagaagtttgctgagaTCAACCAGAGGATAGATTCTACCTATAATTACCTGAACATCAAGTTTGAGAGCCTTAACTCAAAGGTTAAATTCATGGAGAGCAATATAGCTTCAACTTCAGCTCCAAAGCCTGAtcaactacctggaaaagcaattcaaaacccaagggagtttacttCCAAGGCTATCTTTGTCATAGAGGATGATGTCACGACAGTGAGgaacaagatggggaggatattcAACAAGT CACACGATagagcactcgatcgagtgcctgatcgagtcaCTGGTCGAGTGGCCCCTACCGAGTCTAAGCCCACCAAGTACATTTCTCCAGCATACAAACCACCTCTGCCATTCATAGGACGTTTCAAAGAACAAATGATTAGGAAGCTCAAGGAAAAGATTGAGAAGCAAGAACTGATGGCCATTCAACATAAAGTGACtgttgaggagaagaaagaggacaGAAGACCAGCTTTGGAGCAGTATGAACCATATTCTCTCTATAAAGGCATGTTACTTATCATATCAAAGCAGAAGGCCAAGAATCAAGccaagaaggatctagaagacaTGGGAACAGCTGTGATTCCAACCAAGCTTGAGGATCCAGGCTCATTCAACCTACCATACTCATTGAACTATATGCACTTCAACAAGTGTTTATGTGACCTTGGAGCTTATGTGAGTGTTATGCCCTTCTCAATATCACAAAAGCTAGGATATGAGGAATTCAAGCAAAGCAACCTCTACATCAGTCTTGTTGATGGCTCTAGGAAGGATGTGATGGGTAAACTGGAAAGCTTTCTAGTGAAAATAGGTAAGGCAAGGATACCAACTTACTTCATCATCATTGAGATGGAACAAGAACCTGATGATCCTATGATACttggaagaccattcttggccaCATCTGGAGCAGTGATAGATGTTAGAAAGGGTATAACCAGTCTGGACATTGCTGATGGGTTGACTATGAGGTTTGACATCAAGAATGCAACAAACCAACCCACCATTGGAGGCCAACCTTTTGTTATAGAGGGTAAAGCTGGTGATGAATCACTAAAGAAAGAAATGGACTATGAGGCCAAGGTTTCAAACAATGAGGTAGCTGTTCAAAACTTCAAGacttcagttcaagagttgactgatttggtgaaggatctccaagtgAAACTCAACAAGAAGTCTGTTAAGAAAGCAAGGCCAAGGCTCAAGATAAAGAATAAGCAAGGTTCAAGTGTATTGACAGTTTTGACCAAGAACAAGGTTCATGGTGATCAAATTGAACCAGGGGGGACCTCATCACCACTCTGGTCTCCAAACCAAGACTGA
- the LOC104750351 gene encoding LOB domain-containing protein 6-like, which translates to MASSSTNSPCAACKFLRRKCQPECVFAPYFPPDQPQKFANVHKVFGASNVTKLLNELHPSQREDAVNSLAYEADMRLRDPVYGCVGVISLLQHQLRQLQIDLSCAKSELSKYQSLGILAATHQSLGINLLAGAADGTATAAVRDHYHHHQFFPREQMFGGLDVPAGNNYDGGILAIGQITQFQQPRAAAGEDGRRTVDPS; encoded by the coding sequence ATGGCATCTTCATCAACAAACTCACCATGCGCCGCCTGCAAATTTCTTCGGCGAAAATGTCAGCCGGAATGCGTATTCGCACCATATTTCCCACCGGACCAGCCACAAAAGTTCGCAAACGTTCACAAAGTGTTTGGAGCAAGCAACGTCACTAAGCTCCTTAACGAGCTTCACCCTTCACAACGTGAAGACGCAGTGAACTCTTTGGCCTATGAAGCCGACATGCGTCTCCGTGACCCTGTCTACGGCTGCGTTGGAGTCATCTCTCTCCTCCAACATCAGCTACGTCAGCTTCAGATAGATCTCAGCTGTGCTAAATCAGAGCTCTCGAAGTACCAAAGCCTTGGTATCCTAGCCGCCACTCATCAGAGTCTAGGTATCAACTTACTCGCCGGAGCAGCCGATGGAACAGCTACCGCCGCCGTGAGAGaccactaccaccaccaccagtttTTTCCTAGAGAACAGATGTTTGGTGGCTTGGATGTTCCGGCCGGTAACAACTACGACGGTGGGATTCTGGCCATTGGACAGATCACTCAGTTTCAGCAGCCGAGAGCCGCCGCCGGAGAGGACGGTCGCCGTACTGTTGATCCTTCttga